Proteins encoded by one window of Pyrinomonadaceae bacterium:
- the gatB gene encoding Asp-tRNA(Asn)/Glu-tRNA(Gln) amidotransferase subunit GatB, whose amino-acid sequence MTNVWETIIGLEVHAQLSTESKIFCGCSTRFGDEPNANTCPVCLGVPGALPVLNRRVIELGARAALALGLQIQERSIFARKNYFYPDLPKGYQISQYDQPFSMNGTLEIMTAERDEAGHARDWKSMTVGITRLHLEEDAGKNVHEGLPDVDRYSYIDLNRAGTPLAEIVTEPDFRSSWEAYDYVNHVRRALQWVGASEADMEKGNLRCEANVSIRRKGDKAFGTKVELKNLNSVRFMQKAIEFEVERHIKTLESGGQLRQETRLWDERANETRPMRSKEEAHDYRYFPEPDLPPLIVSSELIDRVQASMPELPGPRAKRFTEQYSLSFADASQLTSDRSLADYYEAAVEASGGNARATTNWIRSELLRELENAGLSAEKSPVPAVELGALVRMIDEGTISGKQGKDVLVEMFATGKPAAAIVEERGLIQVSDSGEIDGVIDEVIAANPKQVEQFRGGKEGLFGFFVGQVMKASKGKANPKIVNERLREKLK is encoded by the coding sequence ATGACTAACGTTTGGGAAACTATCATCGGGCTGGAAGTCCACGCCCAACTCAGCACCGAATCAAAAATTTTCTGCGGATGCTCGACGCGCTTCGGCGATGAGCCGAACGCGAACACGTGTCCGGTGTGCCTCGGTGTGCCGGGTGCGCTCCCCGTTTTGAATCGGCGGGTGATTGAGCTGGGCGCGCGCGCCGCTTTGGCGCTCGGACTTCAAATTCAGGAACGTTCGATCTTCGCGCGCAAGAATTATTTCTATCCCGACCTGCCGAAGGGCTACCAAATCTCGCAATATGATCAACCGTTCTCAATGAACGGCACGCTCGAAATCATGACGGCTGAACGTGACGAAGCCGGCCATGCGCGCGATTGGAAATCGATGACGGTCGGCATCACTCGGCTGCACCTTGAAGAAGACGCGGGCAAGAACGTGCATGAAGGATTGCCGGACGTCGATCGCTATTCCTACATCGATCTGAATCGCGCGGGCACGCCCCTGGCTGAAATTGTCACTGAGCCCGACTTCCGTTCGTCCTGGGAGGCCTACGATTACGTGAATCACGTGCGGCGCGCGTTGCAATGGGTCGGCGCATCCGAAGCGGACATGGAGAAGGGAAACCTCCGCTGCGAAGCGAACGTCTCAATTCGTCGCAAAGGCGACAAAGCGTTCGGCACGAAAGTGGAACTGAAAAACCTGAACTCGGTTCGTTTCATGCAGAAGGCGATCGAATTCGAAGTTGAGCGTCACATCAAGACGCTCGAGTCCGGCGGACAGCTGAGGCAGGAAACGCGTCTGTGGGATGAACGCGCGAACGAAACGCGGCCGATGCGTTCCAAGGAAGAGGCTCACGACTATCGTTATTTTCCTGAGCCTGATCTGCCGCCGCTTATCGTCAGCAGTGAGTTAATCGATCGGGTCCAGGCCTCAATGCCGGAATTACCAGGGCCGCGCGCGAAGCGCTTCACTGAACAGTACAGTTTGTCTTTCGCCGACGCGTCCCAACTCACAAGCGATCGTTCGCTCGCGGATTATTATGAAGCGGCGGTCGAAGCGAGTGGCGGTAATGCGCGCGCGACGACGAACTGGATTCGATCTGAGTTACTGCGCGAACTTGAGAACGCCGGCTTGAGCGCCGAAAAATCCCCGGTTCCGGCCGTCGAGCTCGGTGCGCTCGTCCGCATGATTGACGAAGGAACGATTAGTGGGAAGCAGGGCAAGGATGTTTTGGTTGAGATGTTTGCGACCGGCAAACCTGCTGCCGCCATCGTCGAAGAGCGCGGACTGATTCAAGTCAGCGATTCCGGCGAAATTGACGGCGTGATCGATGAAGTGATCGCGGCCAATCCGAAACAAGTCGAACAGTTTCGCGGTGGCAAAGAAGGTCTGTTTGGGTTCTTCGTCGGGCAGGTGATGAAGGCTTCAAAAGGAAAAGCAAACCCCAAGATTGTGAACGAGCGCCTGCGG
- a CDS encoding VWA domain-containing protein has protein sequence MKSLVACLLVLATFATGLGQRQNPRRSQNNTAPATPTIRICQGVPIPDGYVIVGYLTSAACPHGSYVLKKVNSYESSLGVNRNSSDAKTSSVTASDPDNKPRPARPSTDKGTRSSVKRSTSPAPSNNSTQLSTSSPAPGGSAASASRPRVVGTRKTDNQTAKALVSTSQSQDEEIGPPTLSGADPVRPTGPPTLAKAGSQPQTSNTTEVNDPAAEPTAEELSEGDVLRVDTTLVTVPVSVLDRQGRFIPNLKREDFTLLENGNEQSIAFFETAEKPFTVALVLDTSASTQFKLSEIKAAALEFAKQLRPQDRVLLVTFNSEVLLLTDPTNDLELIAQTIEEFVHSGTATRLYDAVNLTIAERLNRIKGRKAIVLFTDGVDTASQQASYQSTLEQVEELDALIYPVQYDTSDYMRAMQGSGQGTVTTTTTRRGIFGSSSSTQTYSAPANNGAPLPGTTKEDYDRANLYLHALADKSGGRLYQANDTRQLADSFSRIAEELRRQYTLGYYPKTASVADGERRAIRVRVRQPNLAVKARNSYVRSSPSQNK, from the coding sequence ATGAAGTCATTGGTCGCTTGCTTGCTCGTCCTCGCCACGTTTGCCACGGGACTTGGCCAACGCCAAAACCCGAGGCGGTCCCAGAACAACACAGCTCCGGCAACGCCGACGATCCGGATCTGCCAGGGTGTGCCAATTCCTGACGGTTACGTCATCGTGGGTTACCTGACGTCCGCAGCCTGTCCGCATGGCTCGTACGTTCTGAAAAAAGTGAATTCATACGAGAGCTCGTTAGGGGTGAATCGAAACTCATCGGACGCGAAAACCTCTTCCGTCACCGCGAGCGATCCGGACAACAAACCCCGGCCGGCGAGGCCCTCGACTGACAAGGGCACACGAAGCTCGGTGAAACGATCAACCTCGCCCGCGCCGTCTAACAACTCAACGCAACTTTCAACGAGTTCGCCAGCGCCTGGCGGGAGTGCCGCCTCTGCATCGCGCCCGCGCGTCGTAGGTACGCGCAAGACGGACAATCAAACAGCGAAAGCGCTTGTCAGCACGTCGCAATCACAGGATGAGGAAATTGGACCGCCGACGTTGAGTGGCGCCGACCCGGTGCGACCAACAGGGCCACCGACACTGGCGAAGGCGGGTTCTCAGCCGCAGACCTCGAACACGACGGAGGTTAATGATCCGGCGGCCGAACCCACCGCGGAAGAGCTCAGTGAAGGCGATGTCCTGCGCGTTGACACAACGCTGGTAACGGTTCCGGTAAGTGTTCTCGACCGCCAGGGACGCTTCATCCCGAACCTCAAGCGCGAAGATTTCACGCTGCTCGAGAACGGCAACGAACAATCGATCGCGTTCTTCGAGACAGCCGAAAAGCCTTTCACGGTCGCGCTCGTGCTCGACACTTCGGCATCGACCCAGTTCAAGTTGTCGGAGATCAAAGCGGCAGCACTCGAATTCGCGAAGCAACTGCGGCCGCAGGATCGCGTGCTGCTTGTCACTTTCAACAGTGAAGTGCTTCTGCTCACCGACCCGACAAACGATTTGGAACTCATCGCGCAGACGATCGAAGAATTTGTGCATAGCGGGACGGCGACGCGCTTGTACGACGCGGTGAACCTCACGATCGCCGAACGCTTGAACCGGATCAAAGGTCGCAAAGCGATCGTACTCTTCACCGACGGGGTCGATACGGCGAGTCAGCAGGCTTCGTATCAAAGCACTTTGGAGCAAGTCGAAGAGTTGGACGCGCTCATCTATCCAGTTCAATACGACACCAGCGATTACATGCGTGCGATGCAAGGCAGCGGTCAGGGTACCGTAACTACTACGACGACGCGGCGAGGCATTTTTGGATCGTCCAGCTCGACGCAAACTTACAGCGCGCCCGCGAACAACGGCGCGCCCCTGCCCGGCACAACCAAGGAAGATTACGATCGGGCGAATCTCTATTTGCACGCGCTGGCCGACAAGTCCGGCGGCCGTCTTTACCAGGCGAACGACACGCGGCAGCTAGCTGATTCATTCTCGCGCATCGCTGAAGAGTTGCGCCGGCAATACACGCTTGGCTATTACCCGAAGACTGCGAGCGTGGCCGATGGAGAACGTCGCGCGATTCGTGTGCGCGTGCGCCAACCGAACCTTGCGGTGAAGGCGCGCAACAGTTACGTGAGGTCTTCACCGAGTCAGAACAAGTAA
- a CDS encoding DUF4383 domain-containing protein, producing the protein MAKTVCKILGVVFLIVGVAGFVAPGMLGTHLSLAHNLIHVISGAIALYFGFAGSYSGARSFCLAFGAVYLLLGVVGFVMGTPGASEMAGMTHQDPRLWKLLPGTLELGQMDHIVHILLGVVFLAGGLIGRRD; encoded by the coding sequence ATGGCAAAGACAGTTTGCAAAATCCTCGGCGTGGTCTTTCTCATCGTGGGGGTCGCAGGATTTGTCGCGCCCGGCATGCTGGGGACACATTTGAGCCTCGCGCATAATCTGATTCACGTGATTTCGGGCGCGATTGCTCTGTATTTCGGCTTTGCCGGATCATACAGCGGCGCCAGGTCGTTCTGCCTGGCATTCGGAGCCGTCTATCTGCTCTTGGGCGTGGTCGGATTTGTCATGGGAACACCGGGAGCATCTGAGATGGCCGGCATGACGCATCAGGATCCCAGACTATGGAAACTGCTGCCGGGGACGCTTGAACTCGGGCAGATGGATCACATCGTGCACATTCTGCTGGGCGTGGTGTTCTTAGCCGGTGGGTTAATCGGACGACGCGACTAG
- a CDS encoding TonB-dependent receptor → MKRILFLVIAIAISATTAFPQSGTELRGRVTDERNANIEGANVRLRSRSGGELSTTTDGNGTYAFTNLAAGDYVLEVRANGFAASASRVTIQRGQTGASDVRLSVEAINETVSVTGTGIAQTVDETSKAISVLENSAIETKREVGLSESLRGVPGVRVQQQGSPGALTSVRLRGQRTSDTALLLDGLRVRDAADINGAAGPLFADLAPNDLDRVEVLRGSGSSIYGSNAIGGAINLVSGTTGGDRYFEFGFDGGSLAQFRERVRGSGGLGKRAGFSFGLSRVDVRNGVDGNDEYGNTAGSGRFQLHPTRSSTLSFNFYGTTANARINDSPFALPAAFAGGQYPRAIEGTTFNADFNNPDLGRRNRLLVGAIRFSDHVTDAISYSVAYQHVGSRRQNYNGPGIDPRFSSPTFYPFGEFEFVAVNNGSTDTFDARANFRLGRHNLLTAGFEYERESFFQSSIPSFSAFNNTTDRQRTMAVFAQDQIFLLEDRLQISVAARGQWFRISAADRPGFLSSINPESSITGDGSIAYFVRSTGTKLRAHVGNGFRAPALFERFGAGTFAQAGFTRFGDPTLRAEQSISVDAGFDQRVANDRARFGATYFYTHLQRVIAFNSFFVIDPLGTGRFSGYENRPGGFARGVEAYLEAAPWRGADWRASYTFTNSDRFVRGSGLQREYVIPEHLFGLNINQRYRSFVVSLDLNYTGSHLAPIFENNFPFRTSELTFPGYTKADLFASYERRASERVTLTFFGGADNLFDVTYFENGFRSPGIVARGGLRIAVR, encoded by the coding sequence ATGAAAAGAATCCTGTTTTTAGTCATCGCAATCGCAATCAGCGCAACAACAGCCTTTCCACAAAGCGGCACTGAACTTCGCGGGCGCGTCACTGACGAACGTAACGCAAACATTGAAGGTGCAAACGTTCGCCTGCGCTCACGCAGCGGCGGTGAGTTATCGACGACCACGGACGGTAACGGCACGTACGCGTTTACGAACCTTGCCGCGGGTGATTACGTTTTGGAAGTTAGAGCAAACGGCTTCGCCGCATCTGCTTCACGCGTGACTATCCAGCGTGGCCAAACAGGGGCGAGTGACGTGCGCCTTTCTGTCGAGGCGATCAATGAAACCGTAAGCGTCACCGGAACCGGCATCGCCCAGACTGTCGATGAGACCTCAAAAGCGATCAGCGTGCTCGAAAACTCGGCAATTGAAACGAAACGTGAAGTTGGATTGAGCGAGAGCCTGCGCGGCGTTCCGGGAGTGCGGGTGCAGCAACAAGGTTCGCCCGGCGCATTAACCAGCGTACGTCTGCGGGGACAGCGCACATCCGACACGGCGCTGTTGCTCGACGGCTTACGCGTGCGCGATGCGGCTGACATTAACGGCGCGGCCGGGCCATTGTTTGCTGATCTCGCGCCCAATGATTTGGATCGCGTTGAAGTGCTGCGCGGTTCGGGCTCGTCAATCTACGGCTCGAATGCGATCGGCGGTGCGATTAATCTCGTTTCGGGGACGACTGGCGGGGACCGTTATTTTGAGTTCGGTTTTGATGGCGGCAGCCTGGCGCAGTTTCGTGAACGCGTGCGTGGATCGGGCGGCTTGGGCAAACGCGCGGGCTTCAGCTTTGGTTTGTCTCGCGTCGATGTGCGAAATGGGGTTGACGGCAACGACGAGTACGGCAATACGGCGGGCTCTGGACGCTTTCAATTGCATCCGACACGATCTTCAACCCTGAGCTTTAACTTTTACGGGACGACTGCAAACGCGCGCATTAATGACAGCCCATTTGCTCTCCCGGCAGCATTCGCCGGCGGTCAATATCCACGCGCAATCGAAGGCACGACGTTCAATGCGGACTTCAACAATCCTGATCTAGGCCGCCGAAACCGGCTGCTGGTTGGCGCTATCCGCTTCAGTGATCACGTCACTGACGCGATCTCATATTCGGTGGCCTATCAACATGTGGGTTCGCGTCGTCAAAACTACAACGGGCCGGGGATAGATCCGCGGTTCTCGTCCCCGACGTTTTATCCGTTCGGCGAATTCGAGTTCGTGGCGGTTAACAACGGCTCAACGGATACGTTTGACGCGCGCGCTAACTTCCGATTAGGACGTCACAACCTGCTGACCGCCGGATTCGAGTACGAGCGCGAATCGTTCTTCCAATCGTCGATTCCATCTTTCAGCGCTTTCAATAACACCACCGATCGGCAGCGCACGATGGCGGTGTTTGCGCAGGATCAGATTTTCCTGTTGGAAGATCGGTTGCAGATTTCAGTCGCCGCCCGGGGCCAGTGGTTTCGGATTAGCGCCGCCGATCGACCCGGATTTCTTAGCTCTATCAACCCGGAGAGTTCAATTACCGGTGACGGTTCGATCGCTTACTTCGTTCGTTCAACGGGCACGAAACTACGCGCCCATGTCGGGAATGGATTCCGCGCACCGGCGTTGTTCGAGCGGTTTGGCGCCGGCACTTTCGCGCAGGCGGGCTTCACGCGCTTCGGCGATCCGACCTTGCGCGCGGAACAATCGATCAGTGTTGATGCCGGGTTCGATCAACGCGTCGCGAACGACCGCGCACGATTCGGCGCGACTTACTTCTACACTCACTTGCAGCGCGTTATCGCATTCAATTCATTTTTCGTAATCGACCCGTTGGGAACAGGCCGGTTTAGCGGCTACGAGAATCGGCCGGGCGGCTTTGCGCGTGGCGTGGAAGCCTATCTCGAAGCCGCGCCGTGGCGAGGCGCCGACTGGCGCGCGTCATACACATTCACGAACAGCGATCGATTTGTGCGTGGCAGCGGCCTGCAGCGTGAATACGTCATTCCCGAACATCTTTTCGGCTTGAACATCAATCAGCGCTATCGCTCATTCGTTGTCAGTCTCGACCTGAATTACACGGGAAGCCATCTCGCTCCGATTTTTGAGAATAATTTTCCTTTCCGTACTTCGGAACTAACGTTTCCCGGATACACGAAGGCCGATCTGTTCGCGAGCTACGAACGACGAGCGTCCGAACGTGTGACGCTCACGTTCTTTGGCGGCGCCGACAATCTATTCGATGTCACTTACTTCGAGAATGGGTTTCGCAGTCCGGGGATTGTGGCGCGTGGCGGCCTGCGCATCGCAGTAAGATGA
- a CDS encoding ABC transporter ATP-binding protein, which produces MLEAKNISINYDERTAVRDVSLRAEPGSVIAILGPNGAGKSTLLRALNGSIAPASGEVLLDGKPLRTFARRVVARQIGMVAQEADLRFPVTVFEFVLGGRYAWSGAKAWGWENEHDIEVAQNSIRETELAGFESRLMNELSGGERQRAVLARALATEARVFLLDEPTANLDLAHQATMLRLIKARCANEESAAVVVTHDVNLAAEFSNQVILMEAGGVVAAGAPQAVLTEALLRDVFGLRVLVDAHPISGAPRITPVHSNV; this is translated from the coding sequence ATGCTCGAAGCAAAGAACATCTCAATCAACTACGACGAGCGGACCGCGGTGCGTGACGTTTCGCTGCGGGCTGAACCAGGAAGCGTGATCGCGATTCTCGGCCCGAACGGCGCAGGCAAATCAACCTTGCTGCGCGCGCTCAACGGCAGCATCGCGCCGGCTTCCGGTGAAGTTCTGCTCGATGGCAAGCCTTTGCGGACCTTTGCGCGGCGGGTAGTAGCGCGGCAAATCGGAATGGTCGCCCAGGAAGCAGACCTGCGATTTCCGGTGACCGTTTTCGAATTTGTTCTTGGCGGCCGCTACGCCTGGTCGGGCGCCAAAGCTTGGGGCTGGGAAAACGAACACGACATCGAGGTGGCGCAAAACTCAATTCGCGAAACAGAACTGGCGGGTTTCGAGTCCCGCTTGATGAACGAGTTATCGGGTGGCGAACGCCAGCGTGCAGTACTCGCGCGTGCGCTCGCGACTGAAGCGCGCGTCTTTCTGCTTGATGAACCGACGGCGAATCTTGATCTCGCGCATCAAGCGACGATGCTGCGTTTGATTAAAGCGCGCTGCGCCAATGAAGAGTCTGCGGCGGTGGTGGTGACACACGACGTCAATCTCGCGGCTGAATTCTCGAACCAGGTGATTCTCATGGAAGCCGGGGGCGTCGTCGCGGCGGGCGCGCCGCAGGCGGTCTTGACCGAAGCGTTGCTTCGCGACGTGTTTGGCTTGCGAGTGCTGGTGGACGCGCATCCGATCTCAGGCGCACCGCGAATCACGCCGGTGCACAGTAACGTTTAG
- a CDS encoding iron ABC transporter permease has product MNRTQIIGRATLKRTLLICGSLLVVLVLALIGAAVIGSQRLPFAGSLCALTGSSNCALSAEERAILFDIRLPRIILAGAVGMCLAAAGAAYQALLRNPLAEPYLLGVSNGAAVGTMAALVFFTGYEWSRPIMAFAGAGAATFVVYRLARGRTGATPERLILAGVIVTTFLSSGIVFITTVMDATRIRSFTFWLLGDLSGTTGSLLTVAVVTAIVGGLVLTLNARSLNLMMLGERDAFDLGVEVARVRLIVFAAASLLVGASVASSGSVGYVGLVVPHLVRLSFGSDNRLVVPAAAIAGATFVIVADTLARTLIAPRELPVGAITALIGAPLFVYLLKRGAGAV; this is encoded by the coding sequence GTGAACCGAACTCAAATCATCGGAAGAGCAACGCTGAAGCGAACGCTGCTGATTTGCGGTTCGCTGTTGGTTGTACTCGTGCTCGCATTGATCGGCGCCGCGGTGATCGGTAGTCAGCGTCTGCCGTTTGCGGGATCGCTTTGTGCGCTGACCGGAAGCTCGAATTGCGCGTTGTCGGCGGAAGAGCGCGCGATCCTTTTCGATATTCGTCTGCCTCGAATCATTTTGGCGGGCGCGGTCGGGATGTGTTTGGCCGCGGCCGGCGCGGCATATCAGGCGTTGCTACGAAATCCGTTGGCGGAACCGTACCTGCTCGGTGTCTCGAACGGCGCGGCAGTTGGCACGATGGCGGCGCTCGTCTTCTTCACCGGCTATGAGTGGAGCCGTCCGATCATGGCGTTTGCGGGCGCCGGCGCTGCGACATTTGTGGTTTACCGTCTGGCGCGCGGTCGCACCGGCGCCACGCCTGAACGCCTAATTCTTGCGGGCGTGATCGTCACCACGTTTCTTTCATCGGGAATCGTTTTTATCACAACCGTGATGGACGCGACGCGCATTCGTTCGTTCACGTTTTGGTTGCTGGGTGATTTGTCCGGAACCACCGGGAGCTTGCTGACGGTCGCGGTGGTTACCGCAATTGTTGGCGGACTGGTGCTCACGCTGAATGCGCGGTCTCTGAATTTAATGATGCTCGGTGAGCGTGACGCATTCGACCTGGGTGTCGAAGTCGCGCGCGTGCGTCTGATCGTTTTCGCCGCCGCGAGTCTTTTGGTGGGCGCGTCGGTCGCCTCGAGCGGATCAGTCGGCTATGTCGGACTTGTCGTTCCGCATCTGGTGCGGCTGTCGTTCGGCAGCGACAACCGTCTGGTGGTGCCCGCCGCGGCGATCGCGGGCGCGACGTTTGTGATTGTCGCCGACACTTTGGCGCGCACGCTAATCGCGCCGCGTGAATTGCCGGTGGGCGCGATCACCGCGCTGATTGGCGCGCCCTTGTTTGTGTACTTGTTGAAACGCGGAGCTGGGGCTGTTTAG
- a CDS encoding cobalamin-binding protein has product MISATACYRSRRQTVLPTTQTREVTDEAGRQVRLPQKIDRIVSLAPNLTEIVYAVGAGDRLVGRTSYCDYPPAAEAVAEVGDTMQPSVERIIALKPQIVLISTASQLETFAKQLDEQRIAVYVTNPNSVDQILSSIETLGELFGTGEQAKQVAADLRRRTQAVESAVVNQPRIKVFYQISDEPLYTIGREAFLTDLIRRAGGVSVTADVPTAFPRYSDEAALASQPDAIILPTGGSVGNANSTAVPALRNSPAVRNNRVYKINDDILARPGPRLFEGLEQLARALHPEAFK; this is encoded by the coding sequence GTGATCTCAGCAACTGCTTGTTATCGTTCACGCCGGCAAACAGTTTTACCCACAACTCAAACGCGGGAAGTTACCGACGAAGCGGGCCGCCAGGTTCGCCTACCCCAAAAAATCGATCGCATCGTTTCGCTCGCGCCAAATCTGACAGAGATCGTTTACGCCGTCGGCGCCGGGGATCGTCTGGTCGGCCGCACCAGTTACTGCGACTATCCGCCCGCTGCCGAAGCCGTCGCGGAAGTCGGTGACACAATGCAGCCCAGCGTTGAGCGCATCATCGCGCTTAAGCCTCAAATCGTTCTTATCTCCACGGCCTCACAACTTGAGACCTTCGCTAAACAGCTTGATGAACAGCGGATTGCGGTTTACGTGACGAACCCCAATAGCGTCGATCAGATTCTTAGTTCGATCGAGACGCTGGGAGAACTGTTCGGCACCGGTGAGCAAGCCAAACAAGTCGCCGCGGACTTACGTCGTCGGACGCAGGCCGTTGAATCTGCCGTGGTAAACCAGCCACGGATCAAAGTTTTCTACCAGATTTCAGATGAGCCGTTGTACACGATCGGCCGCGAAGCGTTCTTAACGGATCTGATCCGGCGCGCCGGTGGAGTCTCGGTCACCGCTGATGTGCCGACCGCGTTCCCCCGTTACAGCGATGAGGCAGCGCTCGCGTCTCAACCCGACGCGATCATTCTGCCGACGGGCGGCTCGGTGGGGAATGCGAACTCAACCGCGGTGCCGGCGCTGAGAAATTCTCCCGCCGTTCGGAATAATCGAGTTTACAAAATCAACGATGACATTTTAGCGCGACCCGGACCACGGCTGTTTGAAGGACTGGAGCAATTGGCGCGCGCATTACATCCGGAAGCATTTAAGTGA